The Mycetohabitans endofungorum genome contains a region encoding:
- the rimO gene encoding 30S ribosomal protein S12 methylthiotransferase RimO — protein sequence MVSLGCPKALVDSEQIITQLRAEGYQICGTYDGADLVVVNTCGFIDEAVQESLDAIGEALAENGKVIVTGCLGAKKNASGTGLIEQVHPKVLAVTGPHELGEVMQAVHAHLPKLHDPFVDLVPAAGIKLTPKHYAYLKISEGCNHRCTFCIIPSMRGDLVSRPVAEVMLEAENLFKSGVKELLVVSQDTSAYGVDVKFRTGFWNGRPLKTRMNELAAALGELAAQYGAWVRLHYVYPYPSVDEIVPLMADGPYRGHLLPYLDVPLQHADPEVLRRMKRPANAEKTLERVRAWREACPDLTIRSTFIAGFPGETEAQFETLLDFIREAQLDRVGCFAYSPVEGASANELDGALPDDVREARRARFMAVAESVSAERLKRKVGKTLKVLIDEVNADGGIGRSAADAPEIDGVVYVSPASKASRRYKVGDFVSVRITGADGHDLWGDV from the coding sequence ATGGTCAGCCTCGGGTGCCCAAAGGCGCTTGTCGATTCCGAGCAGATCATCACGCAACTGCGCGCGGAAGGCTACCAGATCTGCGGTACCTATGACGGCGCCGACCTGGTCGTCGTCAATACGTGCGGCTTTATCGATGAGGCCGTGCAGGAAAGCCTTGACGCGATCGGTGAAGCACTGGCCGAGAATGGCAAGGTTATCGTCACCGGCTGCCTGGGGGCGAAAAAGAACGCGAGCGGCACTGGCCTGATCGAGCAGGTTCATCCGAAGGTGCTCGCCGTAACCGGCCCGCATGAGCTCGGTGAAGTGATGCAGGCCGTCCATGCGCATTTGCCCAAGCTGCATGATCCGTTTGTCGATCTGGTGCCGGCGGCCGGCATCAAGCTCACGCCGAAACACTATGCGTACCTGAAGATCTCCGAGGGGTGTAATCACCGCTGTACGTTTTGCATCATTCCGTCGATGCGCGGGGATCTCGTCTCGCGTCCGGTCGCGGAAGTTATGCTCGAAGCTGAGAACCTGTTCAAGTCCGGCGTCAAAGAACTGCTGGTGGTCTCGCAGGACACGAGCGCGTATGGCGTCGATGTGAAGTTCCGCACCGGCTTCTGGAACGGCCGCCCATTGAAGACGCGCATGAACGAGCTTGCCGCGGCGCTCGGCGAACTGGCGGCCCAGTATGGCGCCTGGGTGCGGTTGCACTATGTGTATCCGTATCCGAGCGTCGACGAAATCGTGCCGCTGATGGCCGACGGCCCGTATCGCGGCCACCTGCTGCCGTACCTGGACGTGCCACTACAACATGCCGATCCGGAGGTGCTCCGGCGGATGAAGCGGCCCGCGAACGCCGAAAAAACGCTGGAACGCGTGCGGGCATGGCGCGAAGCGTGCCCGGACCTGACGATACGTAGCACGTTCATCGCCGGCTTTCCGGGAGAAACCGAAGCGCAGTTCGAGACGTTGCTGGATTTTATCCGCGAGGCGCAACTGGACCGAGTCGGCTGTTTCGCCTATTCCCCTGTCGAAGGGGCAAGCGCGAACGAACTCGACGGCGCGCTGCCGGACGACGTGCGCGAGGCGCGTCGCGCGAGATTCATGGCGGTTGCCGAGTCGGTCTCCGCCGAGCGTTTGAAGCGCAAGGTCGGCAAGACGCTGAAGGTGCTGATCGACGAGGTCAACGCCGATGGGGGCATCGGGCGCTCGGCGGCGGACGCGCCAGAAATCGACGGTGTGGTCTACGTGTCGCCGGCCAGCAAGGCATCGCGGCGCTATAAGGTTGGCGATTTTGTGAGCGTTAGGATCACTGGTGCGGACGGGCACGACCTGTGGGGCGACGTCTAA